In Sandaracinaceae bacterium, the DNA window CGTCGCTCGAGAGCCACGACTCGATCACGAGGCCACGCGCCTTGTGGACCGCAGCCTGGAGGATCTGGAACGCGTGGACGACGAGCGAGACCACCGTCCAGAAGGCCACGAGGAGAATGCCCTCGAGCGGCCTGCCGACCAGCGTCGCCACCGTGAGGATGGCCAGGTTGGGGTTGCGCCGGGCGGTGATGAGCCGGAACCAGCTGTCCACCGGCCTCCAGATGTGGATCTCGATGCGGAACATGAGCATGAACGCGATCTCGAGCACACGCTGGGCCACATAGCCCGCCATGATCGCCCAGATGGCGAGGGTGGCGTAGGGGTGCGACGCGAACGCCGCGCCGCAGCCGACCATCCACGCCCAATACCAGAACGGCGGGTGAATCAGGTCGATGGAGTGGTCGTAGAAGTCGCCGAACTTGGACCAGTCCAGCGTGACCCGCGCGAGCTTGCCGTCCACCGAGTCCAGCACCGACATGCTCCAGGCGCACACGAGGCCGGCGCCGAAGTGCCCTTCGTGGAAGAGCCACGTGGCGAGGATGGTGAGGATCAGACCCACGGTGGTCACGTGGTTGGGGCGCATGCCCACGGCCGCGGCCACCCGCGTGAGCCAGAGGACGGCGCGCGGGATGACGTGCTTCGTGACGAAGTCGGTGACGCCCTTGTACGAGCCGGCGAACACCTGCTCTTCGATCTGCACGCGCTGCTCGTCCGAGATGAGCAGCACGTAGGGCGTGGCCCGCTTGCGGAGCTGGTTGTTGAACGAGAGGTCCTTCGGGTGGACCACGCGCAGGGACGCCGCGAGCGCGGGCGGGAGGGATCCGGCCACGATGGCGGAGACGGCTGCCGCCTGATTGGCCACGGCGACGTGGAACGCCATGGGGCGACCGTCCTCGAGGCACAGCACGGTGCCGGGGTTGGCCATGAGGTTCACCACCAACGTGGCCTCGAACACGTGGTCGCCGCGGATCACGATCACGGAGTCCGCATCCCCATCGAGCGCGGCGGTTTCGCTCGCATCGATCAGGGTCGCGGGGATGCCCTTCGTGCCGAACAGTCGGCGGAGCCGCTCGTCGCCGGTGAGACCCCAGATGGGAGTCACCGCAGATCCGACGATCAGGGCCCGCGTTCTCGTTGGTGCCGAAGGTTCCTGCTCAGCCATGCGCCCCGGTGTAGCAGAGCTTTCAGGCCAGGCACACGCGGCGGGGGCTCACTTCGAGGGCGGCGCTTCGGCCGGCCAGAAGACCAGCAGCAAGTACCCAAACCCCGCCATCACATAGTTGCGGATGCGCCGCAGGATTCCGACCGTCACGCCCACGGACAGCCCGAGCCCGATGGCCTCGAAGACCACGGCGTGACCGCCTTCGAACGCGCCCAAGCCACCCGGGATGAACACGAAGCTGGTGCTGGCCAGCATGCCGGCCGCAGCCGCGAAGAACGCAGCCTGCAGGGTGATGTGCTTGCCGAGGAGGAACACGATCAACCACACATCGACCGCACGCACGCAGCGGCCGAGGGTGTGCAGGGTGTAGGACATGAAGAAGCGCGCCTTGTGCAGCCGCCAGAAGTCGGAGAGCAGCGCGTCCACGCGCGCGATCTTGGCCATCGTGTTCTCGGACAACTTGATGCGGAGGAGCCGCACGAGGCGACTCGCCTGGACCACGAAGTCGCCCTTGGCCTGGCGCCACACCGCGAAGGACAGCACGCTGACCCACGGTGTGAGCAGGGCGAGGCTGGTCACCACGACGGCGGGGCGGTCTGCGAGGACCCACACGCCGAAGACCGTGCCGACCGTCATGAAGGTCATGCTGCCCAGGAAGAAGATGGTCTTGTCGAGCAGCACCAGCCCCGTGCTCTCCGTCCCGCCGAGGTGACGCTTCAGGAGCATGGCCTTCACCGGCTCACCGGCCACGTTGCCGAAGAGCGACAGCATGTTGACCGACTCCCCGGCAGACCGGATGAGGAAGAGCTTGCCCCAGCCGACGCGACGCTCGGGCGTCATCAGCACCCACGTTCCCGTGGTCTCGATGATGCGCCACGTGAAGGTGACCAGCAGCAGGTAGCCGAAGCCGAAGCCCACCTGCCCGATGTTGTCTGCGACCTGCTTGGGTCCCGCCGCCCAGAGGAAGCCGCTGAGCATGAGCACGCCGAGCGCCGCCAGCGCGATGCGCACCCAGCGCCGCTTCGGTCCGGGCTTCGCATCGGGACCCGCGGTCGTCTCGAGCGCGCTGTTCGTCATGGCGCGCAACGCTAGCAGCAAGGTTCGAGGGGCGCACGCTCGCGCCCCCGCGCAGCGCTCAGCCCACGATGCCGTCGAACATCAGCCGCATGCCGGCGTCCACCCATTGCCGGCGCTGGGCGGGCTCCGTGCGGCCCAGCGCGCGGCGTGCCCCCTCGAACATGAGCGCCACCAGCGCCTCCGAGGTGGGCCCCACGTCCAGGTCTTGGCGCAAGAAGCCCTTGCTGCGGCCGTTGTTCAGGAAGCGCGCCACGAAGAGCGCGAAGGCGTCCATGGCGCGGCTCAGGCGCGCGGCGTCCACCACGAAGCCCTGCATCTGGAAGAAGCGCACCAGGTCGGGGTCGCTCTCGCCGAGGTCGATCATGCCCGTGAGGATGCGCGCCGTCTGCGCGCGGTAGGCCTCGAGGGTGTTGCTGCTCTCGGGGTCTTCCCGGAGGCCCACCGCGGCGAAGCGGAGGATGACGTGGTCGAGGACGGCCACGGCGATGTCGTGCTTGTTCTTGTAGTACCGGTAGAAGGTGCCGTGCCCCATGCCCAGCACGCCTGCGATGTCCGCGATGCCGGCGTCGTGGTAGCCCTTCTCGGCGAACACGCGCAGGGCCGCGGCGAGGATCTCGTCACGGCGCTCGGTCTTGCGGGCCTCGGCGCTGCTCATGGCCGGGAGGCTTACATCCATCACGCCGTGAATCCAGCGGACACGGTGGCCGCGGTGTCTCGCTCCTCGCGCCCCTGCGCGCGGATGTCGCCTTCGTAGCGGGCACGTGCCTGCGCCTGCACGCTGGTGAGCACGCGCTCTTGGCGCACCAGCCGCCGGAACGCCTGCACGGGCCAGGCGGGCAGGGCGCTCTCGATGACGGGGATGGCCCGCAGGAAGCCGGGCACCGACACCTCCGCCGGCCGCGTGCGGCAGCTACGCACGATGGCGCGCGCCACGTCTTCGGGCTGGCTGGGGAACAGGCCCGCCACCGGGATGCCGTCGATGAGCCGCGTGCGCACCGCGCTGGGCATCACCGTGGTGAGCGTGACGCCCGTGCCGCGCAGCTCCTCGCGCACGGCGGCGCTCAGCCCCACCAGCGCGTGCTTGCTGCCCACGTAGGTGGCCAGGCCCGGGATGCCCAGCTTGCCCGCCAGCGACGCCACGTTGACCACGTGTCCGCGGCCTCGGCCGATCATGTGCGGCACGGCCACCTTCATGCCCAGCGCCGGGCCACGCACGTTGATGGCGTGGGTGGCGCGCTCCACCGTGTCCGGCTCGTCCAGGAAGCGGCCCGTGGGCATGACGCCCGCGTTGTTCACGAGCACGTCGAGAGGGCCCACCTGCGTCTCCACGGCTTCGATGAAGCGCTCCCACGAGGCGCGCTCGGTCACGTCCAACGGGAAGGCGTGCGCGTCGGCGCCCAGCTCACGCGCGGCCTCTTGCGCCGCGCTGAAGTCCACGTCGCCCACGCACACCCGCGCGCCCTCGTCCAAGAAGGCCTTCGCGGTGGCAAGGCCGATGCCGCGCGCCCCGCCCGTGATGGCCACCACCGCGCCTCGCAGCGCGAGGGTGGGCGCGGGCCCGCGACGCGCGCTGGGCGCTGTGCTGCGTGCCTGGCCTCGCAGCGTGTAGTGCTCGCTGTCGAAGCGCCGCAGGCGGAAGCGGAGGTCCAGCGTGGTCCACGGGTAGATGGAGCTGTTCCGGCCGTTGCTGTCCAAGTAGTAGCTGCTGCAGCCCCCCGCGTTCCACACGGTGCCCGCGAGGGCGGCCTGCACGTCGCGGTTGTAGTCGTCCTCCACGTCCTTGCGCACCTCGAAGCTCTGCAGCGCGCGTTGGTCCAGCAGCTCGAGCCCATCGGCGATGTACTTGGCCTGCGCCTCGATGAGCACCATGGCCGACGAGTGCCCGTTGCCCAGGTTGGGCCCAATCATGAAGAACAGGTTCGGGAAGCCGTGCAGGGTGGTCCCGAGGTACGCGCGCGGGCTGCCAGCCCAGGCGTCGCGCAGGCACGTGCCGTCGCGCCCGAAGATGAGCTCCGCCGAGGGCGTGTCCGTCACGCGAAAGCCGGTGGCAAAGATGATCACGTCGGCCGGCCGCTCCACCCCGTCGGCGCCCACGACACCACGCTTGGTCACGCGCTCGAGGGCGCTGTGTAGCAGGGTGGCGTTCTCTCTGGTGAGCGCCCGGTAGTAGGTGTTGGACAGCAGAAGGCGCTTGCAGCCCAGGCTGAAGGTGGGCGTGAGCTTCGCGCGCAGCTCCGGGTCGCGCACCTGGCGCCTCAGGTGGCGGAGGCCCACGCGCGAGATCTGGTCCATGACCTTAGGCTTGCGCTGGGCCAGTTGCAGCAGCTCGAGCGCGCCGTAAATGGTCTCGCGGTAGGCCTTCTGGAAGCCCGGCAGGTGGCGGAACGCGGCCTTCTCCACGGGCGGGATGGCGTGGTCGGGCTTGGGCAGCACCCACGGTGCCGTGCGCTGGAAGAGGATGAGCTCGGCCACCTCGGGCTGGATCTCGGGCACCATCTGGATGGCGGACGACCCGGTGCCCACCACGGCCACGCGCTTGCCGCGCAGGGAGATGTCGTGGCGGTACTGCGCCGTGTGGAAGATGTCGCCCGTGAAGCGCTCGATGCCCGGGATGTTGGGAGTCTTCGGCACGTGCAGCGGGCCGGCGGCCGTCACCGCCACCTGCGCGCGGTAGGTCCCCGCGTTGGTGCGCACCAGCCAGCGCTGGCTGTCCTCGCAGAAGCGGGCTTCTTCCACCTCGGCGTTCAGCCGCACGAAGGCCATCACGCCGTGCTCTTCCGCCACGCGCAGCAGGTACGCCTGAATCTCCGCTTGCTGCGCGAACACGCGGTCCCAGTCCGGGTTGGGCGCATAGGAGAAGGAGTACAGCTGCGAGGGCACGTCACACGCGCAGCCCGGGTAGGTGTTCTCGCGCCAGGTGCCGCCCAGTTGGCTGGCCTTCTCTAGGATGACGAAGTCGCGCTGCCCGCGGCGCAGCAGCTCGATGGCCACCCCCAGGCCGGAGAAGCCCCCGCCGATGATGACCACGCGGTGGTCGAGGACAGATGTGGACGCTTGCTGCATGGGCGCTCCTGGTGCGAATGACACGTCATTCCGTTGTCGGAGGTAGATGAATGACACGTCATTCCGGTTCGTGTCAAGGGGGTGAACGGCCAGGCCTTCGAGGCCTATTGGGCACCCCACTCTTCAAGCTGAAGATTCCACACACCTCGCAGCCGATTCGCCATGCTGCAAGCCACTGTGGGCACCCCAGACTGAAGTCTTTCAAGCCGGGGTGCCAATGTCGCTTGAAACAGCCCGATTCATGCTGGCCGGGCGGTCATCACCAGCGCATGCGCGCCAGAAAGCGTGACTGGCAGCCCGGCAGCTCCCTCGGGCAGGGCCGCTGTCTCGCCGCGGTGGACCACCTCGCCGTTGGCGAACTGCACGCTGCCCTCGAGGACGGTCAGGCCCATGGCCACATGGGACCAGGCGGGGAGGGTGCAGGAGCCGGTACCCTCGAGGCGTGCCACCTGGAGCTCCGCCGAGGAGGGATGCTCCGCGAGCACCGTGACGACCGGAAGTCCCGTGAGGACGGGAACTCCTGCTCGGCGGCGGATGGTATCAATGAAGGAATAGCGCGTGACGCGCGCCCAGTCGGTGACTGCAATGGCGTGGTCTATGTGGAGTTCGCGGGCCTTCCCATCTTCGGAGGGAACGCCCGCAGCATCGTAGCGTCGGCCCCAGTCCCAATATCGATACGTCACCCCAGAAGAGCCCGCGATCACGCGCTGCGGCTCCACCAGCGTGACTCCGGCCCCGATGGCGTGTGGGGTGCCCGCCTCGATGAGGAAGAAGTCACCGGGCTCGACTGGGGCGAAATGCATCAACTGAGATACGTCCGCGTTCGCGTCCAGCGCAGCCCGCACCTCGGTGGCGCCCACGCCCTCACGGAAGCCCAGAAACAGGCCGGCCCCTGGGTCGCGCTCCACCACGTACCAGGCCTCGGGCTTGCCGCACTCGCCGGGCCGCAGCCCCACGTAGTCGTCGGACGGGTGGATCTGGACCGACAGGGGCTGCGCGGCATCCAGCAGCTTCACCAGCAGCGCGCAGTCCATCTGCTCCGAGAGCAGGGCATCACCAACCCGGCTTGGGAACTGCGGGTCCAGCGACAGCACCCAGGCTTCGCCCACGCGCTCTCCCGCGGGCAGCCCCAACTCTTTGCCATAGAGCTCCGCGATGCGAGTCCCGCCCCATGGTGTGCGGCTCTGGGGAGTGAACTGGGGCCGCAGCCGCAGGGGACCTTGCCAGTTTTTTGGTGGGGTCATGGATCACATGTAGGTTCGAGGCGAGATCGTCCCAACCCAGGAGTCCCATCATGCGCTACATCGGTCGTGAACGCCGCATCCACCACGTGTTCGTCACCCGCAACACCGAGTACCACGTCCGCCGCAACGAGTGCGTCGCCGTCCGCGACTCGCGCACCGGCGAATGGATGCAGGGTCACCTCGCGCTTCGTAGCCGCGTGTCGGGCGGGCTCACCTTCCTCTCCGCCGGCGGCGTGCGCGCCAGCGACGGCGTGCCGAGCGTGGGCGAGTCGCTCTTCTTCGTGGCCAGCGGCCGCGACCTGGTGACCAGCCCCATCGTGCGCATCGAGCGCCCTGTCCGCGAGATCGTCGAGCAGTACGAGGACTGACAGAGTCCCTCTGACCTCGCGGCGCGTCGTGCTATACCCGCCCGACGTGCTCTTCGATGCCTCGAAATCGATTCGTGTCGTGGCCGCGCTCGTGGAGCGGGACGGACGCTACCTGATCACCCAGCGTCGCCCGAGCGCGGTGCTGCCGCTGCTCTGGGAGTTTCCCGGTGGGCGCGTGGAGACGGGCGAGTCCGACAGCGAAGCCCTGCGCCGTGAGTTCAGCGAGCGCTTGGGCGAAGCGGTGCGGCTCGAGGTTGGCGAGCTGATCTCCTTCGTCAGCCACCCATACGAGCACTACACGGTGGACCTCTACCTCTACCAGTGCGCCTTCGAGAACGCCGCGGCCACGCTGGTGACGCGCGCCGTCAACGCGTTCCGTTGGGTGACGTCCGACGAGTTCGACGCGCTGCCCTTCACGCCGGCCGACGAAGCGTCCATGAACCAGCTGCTGGGAGAGGGGTGACCCGTTGAGCGGGGCCCCCGAGGTCTGCCCAGTCTGTGGCACGCGCATCCCCCCAGGGGCCACGCGCTGTCCCGGCTGCGCGCGCGTCTTCGGCGAGGACAACCGCTGCCCCCACTGCCATGCGGTGGCGGGCGTGCGTGCGCGCGGTGGTGGCTACGTGTGCGTGGCCTGCAACAAGCCGCGCGAGGTGAAGCCCGGCACGTCCATCCTGGGCGGCGGTGGTGGCGAGCCGTTCGCGGGCAGCCTCGAGCCGGCCACGGGGGCTCAGATCGAGTCGGCCGCTGGGCGCTCGGCGGGCTTCGCCCTCAAGGCGTTCGGCATGTTCTCCATCGCGGCCGGTGTGCTGGGGGCCGGCGCCATGCTGGCCATTTTCCCGTTCGGTGCCGCTGCGCTCGTGGCGGCGATGGCCTTCGGAGTCACGGGCGGGGGCGTGGGCGTGGTGTCCATGCTTGCCGGAAGCAAGGCCCGCACGGCGGCCATAGCCCGCGCTCGCCGCCAGGGTGAGCTTCTGGTGCTCAAGCTCGCCGAGCAGCGCGGGGGCGTGCTCACCGTGACCGACGTGGCCACCGAGCTGCGCATCGCCAGCGCCGACGCGGATGCGTTGCTCACCCACATGGCGGCCGATGGCTCGCGCGTGGGGGTGGAGATCAGCCGCGATGGCGTGGTGCTCTTCCGCTTCCTCGAGCTGCAGTCGCGCGGGCCCAAGGTGCGCGTGGCGCCGGAAGACGAGCTGGCGGCCCGCTTCGAAGAGCTGGAGGCGGCCGAAGCCCAGAAGGCCAAGCCCGCCGAGCGCGAGCTCTGACGCTGGGGCAAAGTGACCCACCTGACAGACATCCATGGATGGGGCTTCCATGCGATGTGCTCGGCGTGCTAGCACCGTGGCATGGCAGCAGCAGCGACAGCGGAGTCCGCGCTCCGCATCCGGGCCGCGACCAAGGCGGACTTCGATCAAATCGTCGCCGTGCTGGACCGCTGGTGGGGAGGGCCGTCGCCGGAGCGTGCGCACCCGCTCTTCTTCCACGAGTTCGGTGAGACCGCGCTGGTGGCCGAGGAGGGCGACCAGCTGGTGGGCTTCCTGCTGGGCCTGCACACCACGGGCGCGTCGCCCACCGCGTACATCCACCTGGTGGGCATCCACCCCGACCACCGCCGCCGCGGCGTGGGACACGACCTCTACGGCACCTTTTGCGAGCGCGCACGTGCGGCTGGCGTCCCGCGGGCCAAGGCCATCGCCGCCGTGGGCCACGACGGCCCCATCCGGTTTCACCAGGCGCTCGGCTTCCAGGGCACCGAGGACCCCAATTACGCCGGCCGCGGGCGGGCACGCATGGTGTTCCTGAAGGACCTTTGACGCGGTGCGCAAACTGCCGCTAGACTCGCGCCTCCACTTACTCGAGCACAGCACATGACCTACACCGGGGCCCAGACCGCCCGAACCGCCCGCGAACGACTTGGCCAAGCGCTCGCGTCGCTTCAGCAGCACTCCGACATCCCGAACGATGTCATGGCGGTCGCATCCAACATCGCACAGTCGGTGGGCGCCTTGTTCGAAGCAGAGCGCGCGTCGTCCGAGCTGGACGGACGGGCCTCCGTGAAGAACGCGCTAGGCACGCTGGGTCAGACGCTCGCGCTCCTGCAAGACGTGCCCGAGGTCTACAAGGCCCGGCTCGAAGTGGCCGTGGAGGCCATCGCCACCTCCATGAGCGCGCTCTATCCACTGGCGCACGTGCCGTCCATGCCACCTGCCGCAGCCCAGGCCGCGCACGCGGCGTATGCCGCCACCGCGGTGGGCCACGTGCCGCCCAACGCGCCGGTCCCCAACTTTGGTGGCGCCTACGCGCAGCCTGTGGCGCAGCCCGCCCCGCAGACCGCCCCTCAGCCGGCGCCGCAGCCGCAGACGGCCTACGCGCACCACGCTCAGCCAGCAGCCGTGGCCCAGCCGGCGCCTGCAGCTCAGCCGGCGCCCGCTGCGCAGCCTGCCCCGCGCACGTCGCGCACGTCCGGGCCGCCCCCCGCGCCCACGCCCACCGGTGGCCGCGCGTCGGTCGAGGCCAACATCGGCGCCACCACCGAGAGCAACTTCTTCGTGGGCTTCTCCGGTGAAATCTCCGAGGGTGGCGTCTTCCTCGCCACGTACGAGGTGCTCCCCGTGCGCAGCTCCGTGGAGGTGCTGGTCACGCTGCCCGGTGGCTTCGAGTTCAAAG includes these proteins:
- a CDS encoding CDP-alcohol phosphatidyltransferase family protein; the encoded protein is MTPIWGLTGDERLRRLFGTKGIPATLIDASETAALDGDADSVIVIRGDHVFEATLVVNLMANPGTVLCLEDGRPMAFHVAVANQAAAVSAIVAGSLPPALAASLRVVHPKDLSFNNQLRKRATPYVLLISDEQRVQIEEQVFAGSYKGVTDFVTKHVIPRAVLWLTRVAAAVGMRPNHVTTVGLILTILATWLFHEGHFGAGLVCAWSMSVLDSVDGKLARVTLDWSKFGDFYDHSIDLIHPPFWYWAWMVGCGAAFASHPYATLAIWAIMAGYVAQRVLEIAFMLMFRIEIHIWRPVDSWFRLITARRNPNLAILTVATLVGRPLEGILLVAFWTVVSLVVHAFQILQAAVHKARGLVIESWLSSDAPAR
- a CDS encoding flippase-like domain-containing protein, whose translation is MTNSALETTAGPDAKPGPKRRWVRIALAALGVLMLSGFLWAAGPKQVADNIGQVGFGFGYLLLVTFTWRIIETTGTWVLMTPERRVGWGKLFLIRSAGESVNMLSLFGNVAGEPVKAMLLKRHLGGTESTGLVLLDKTIFFLGSMTFMTVGTVFGVWVLADRPAVVVTSLALLTPWVSVLSFAVWRQAKGDFVVQASRLVRLLRIKLSENTMAKIARVDALLSDFWRLHKARFFMSYTLHTLGRCVRAVDVWLIVFLLGKHITLQAAFFAAAAGMLASTSFVFIPGGLGAFEGGHAVVFEAIGLGLSVGVTVGILRRIRNYVMAGFGYLLLVFWPAEAPPSK
- a CDS encoding TetR/AcrR family transcriptional regulator, with translation MSSAEARKTERRDEILAAALRVFAEKGYHDAGIADIAGVLGMGHGTFYRYYKNKHDIAVAVLDHVILRFAAVGLREDPESSNTLEAYRAQTARILTGMIDLGESDPDLVRFFQMQGFVVDAARLSRAMDAFALFVARFLNNGRSKGFLRQDLDVGPTSEALVALMFEGARRALGRTEPAQRRQWVDAGMRLMFDGIVG
- a CDS encoding SDR family NAD(P)-dependent oxidoreductase encodes the protein MQQASTSVLDHRVVIIGGGFSGLGVAIELLRRGQRDFVILEKASQLGGTWRENTYPGCACDVPSQLYSFSYAPNPDWDRVFAQQAEIQAYLLRVAEEHGVMAFVRLNAEVEEARFCEDSQRWLVRTNAGTYRAQVAVTAAGPLHVPKTPNIPGIERFTGDIFHTAQYRHDISLRGKRVAVVGTGSSAIQMVPEIQPEVAELILFQRTAPWVLPKPDHAIPPVEKAAFRHLPGFQKAYRETIYGALELLQLAQRKPKVMDQISRVGLRHLRRQVRDPELRAKLTPTFSLGCKRLLLSNTYYRALTRENATLLHSALERVTKRGVVGADGVERPADVIIFATGFRVTDTPSAELIFGRDGTCLRDAWAGSPRAYLGTTLHGFPNLFFMIGPNLGNGHSSAMVLIEAQAKYIADGLELLDQRALQSFEVRKDVEDDYNRDVQAALAGTVWNAGGCSSYYLDSNGRNSSIYPWTTLDLRFRLRRFDSEHYTLRGQARSTAPSARRGPAPTLALRGAVVAITGGARGIGLATAKAFLDEGARVCVGDVDFSAAQEAARELGADAHAFPLDVTERASWERFIEAVETQVGPLDVLVNNAGVMPTGRFLDEPDTVERATHAINVRGPALGMKVAVPHMIGRGRGHVVNVASLAGKLGIPGLATYVGSKHALVGLSAAVREELRGTGVTLTTVMPSAVRTRLIDGIPVAGLFPSQPEDVARAIVRSCRTRPAEVSVPGFLRAIPVIESALPAWPVQAFRRLVRQERVLTSVQAQARARYEGDIRAQGREERDTAATVSAGFTA
- a CDS encoding class I mannose-6-phosphate isomerase, with the protein product MTPPKNWQGPLRLRPQFTPQSRTPWGGTRIAELYGKELGLPAGERVGEAWVLSLDPQFPSRVGDALLSEQMDCALLVKLLDAAQPLSVQIHPSDDYVGLRPGECGKPEAWYVVERDPGAGLFLGFREGVGATEVRAALDANADVSQLMHFAPVEPGDFFLIEAGTPHAIGAGVTLVEPQRVIAGSSGVTYRYWDWGRRYDAAGVPSEDGKARELHIDHAIAVTDWARVTRYSFIDTIRRRAGVPVLTGLPVVTVLAEHPSSAELQVARLEGTGSCTLPAWSHVAMGLTVLEGSVQFANGEVVHRGETAALPEGAAGLPVTLSGAHALVMTARPA
- a CDS encoding (deoxy)nucleoside triphosphate pyrophosphohydrolase, whose translation is MLFDASKSIRVVAALVERDGRYLITQRRPSAVLPLLWEFPGGRVETGESDSEALRREFSERLGEAVRLEVGELISFVSHPYEHYTVDLYLYQCAFENAAATLVTRAVNAFRWVTSDEFDALPFTPADEASMNQLLGEG
- a CDS encoding zinc ribbon domain-containing protein; this translates as MSGAPEVCPVCGTRIPPGATRCPGCARVFGEDNRCPHCHAVAGVRARGGGYVCVACNKPREVKPGTSILGGGGGEPFAGSLEPATGAQIESAAGRSAGFALKAFGMFSIAAGVLGAGAMLAIFPFGAAALVAAMAFGVTGGGVGVVSMLAGSKARTAAIARARRQGELLVLKLAEQRGGVLTVTDVATELRIASADADALLTHMAADGSRVGVEISRDGVVLFRFLELQSRGPKVRVAPEDELAARFEELEAAEAQKAKPAEREL
- a CDS encoding GNAT family N-acetyltransferase encodes the protein MAAAATAESALRIRAATKADFDQIVAVLDRWWGGPSPERAHPLFFHEFGETALVAEEGDQLVGFLLGLHTTGASPTAYIHLVGIHPDHRRRGVGHDLYGTFCERARAAGVPRAKAIAAVGHDGPIRFHQALGFQGTEDPNYAGRGRARMVFLKDL
- a CDS encoding PilZ domain-containing protein, producing MTYTGAQTARTARERLGQALASLQQHSDIPNDVMAVASNIAQSVGALFEAERASSELDGRASVKNALGTLGQTLALLQDVPEVYKARLEVAVEAIATSMSALYPLAHVPSMPPAAAQAAHAAYAATAVGHVPPNAPVPNFGGAYAQPVAQPAPQTAPQPAPQPQTAYAHHAQPAAVAQPAPAAQPAPAAQPAPRTSRTSGPPPAPTPTGGRASVEANIGATTESNFFVGFSGEISEGGVFLATYEVLPVRSSVEVLVTLPGGFEFKVNGWVRYVRDPFDFSADSDPGMGIQFENLNAHDRELIMRFIRKRAPTFYDD